In Halovivax gelatinilyticus, the following are encoded in one genomic region:
- a CDS encoding (Fe-S)-binding protein → MFGPLDVAMTLDTSEATRETYWGITSTEYAIFYLLTTITLLVFGFGVYRRFTRYARGDDDQFPRIDELGRRIVRGTKIVFSNEKQFNRDLYGGLMHAFIMWGFLTLFIATLIIFVDGYAWVPVVGDSFWIGDFYLSYQFIVDAMGLLFVVGIGMAIYRRYWVANRRLLDRHTSSEDDVFIWTLFFLGVGGFLLEGLRIYSMGTPEFERVSFVGYALALVFDAMALPILGAEEAGLNGGGLNAENLHWLAWWSHSLLAFFFIAWIPYAKPFHMISSFANVVTRDEMAGARLPNVPSDLDATNAESIDDFTWKEMLDQDACTKCGRCSAACPAKASDRPLDPRNVILDLKAYREDLDVGGEEKPIIADGGGVIDTETMESCMACMACMDACPVEIEHLKSFTRLNRQMTDQGDVRSSMQDVFQNVMQDGNTFGDSPRDRAAWADELEFDLADAREEDVEYLWYVGDYPSYDERNKQVARSLATILQEADVSFGIMFEDEKYDGNDIRRVGEEFLYVELAGHHVETWEDCSFEKIVCTDPHSYNTFKNEYPELDFEEFADDPMMPFEYTDEWNENGEIDVLHWTQAIEELVTEGKLDLRGDELEYTVTYHDPCHLGRYNDEYEAPRELIRATGADLHEMPRNRADSFCCGGGGGGLWMDFEEEPKPSEERLREALEDTEAGAAVEKFVVACPMCMTMYEDGRKTGGFEDAIEIVDVAELLIEALGKTEKAKIEVAAD, encoded by the coding sequence ATGTTTGGGCCCCTCGACGTGGCGATGACGCTCGATACGAGCGAGGCGACCCGGGAAACGTACTGGGGGATCACCTCGACGGAGTACGCGATATTCTACCTCCTGACGACGATCACGCTCCTGGTCTTCGGATTCGGCGTCTATCGTCGCTTCACTCGATACGCTCGCGGCGACGACGATCAGTTCCCGCGGATCGACGAACTCGGTCGGCGAATCGTTCGCGGGACGAAGATCGTCTTCTCGAACGAGAAGCAGTTCAACCGGGACCTCTACGGCGGGCTGATGCACGCGTTCATCATGTGGGGCTTTCTGACGCTGTTCATCGCGACGCTCATCATCTTCGTCGACGGCTACGCCTGGGTGCCGGTCGTCGGCGACTCCTTCTGGATCGGCGACTTCTATCTCTCCTATCAGTTCATCGTCGACGCGATGGGGCTGTTGTTCGTCGTCGGGATCGGGATGGCGATCTACCGTCGCTACTGGGTCGCAAATCGGCGGCTCCTGGATCGCCACACTTCCAGCGAGGACGACGTCTTCATCTGGACGCTCTTCTTCCTCGGCGTGGGTGGCTTCCTCCTGGAGGGGCTTCGCATCTACTCCATGGGAACGCCCGAATTCGAGCGCGTGAGCTTCGTCGGCTACGCGCTCGCGCTGGTCTTCGACGCGATGGCGCTTCCGATCCTCGGGGCCGAAGAAGCCGGATTGAACGGCGGCGGCCTCAACGCCGAGAACCTCCACTGGCTCGCCTGGTGGAGCCACTCGCTGCTCGCGTTCTTCTTCATCGCGTGGATTCCGTACGCGAAGCCGTTTCACATGATCTCGTCGTTCGCGAACGTCGTAACCCGGGACGAGATGGCCGGCGCTCGCCTCCCGAACGTCCCGTCCGACCTCGACGCGACCAACGCCGAATCCATCGACGACTTCACCTGGAAGGAGATGCTCGACCAGGACGCCTGTACCAAGTGCGGCCGGTGTTCGGCCGCCTGCCCGGCGAAGGCCTCCGACCGACCGCTCGATCCGCGAAACGTTATTCTCGACCTCAAAGCGTACCGGGAGGACCTAGACGTCGGCGGCGAGGAGAAGCCGATCATCGCCGACGGCGGGGGCGTCATCGACACCGAGACGATGGAGTCGTGTATGGCCTGTATGGCCTGCATGGACGCCTGTCCCGTCGAAATCGAGCACTTGAAGAGCTTCACGCGACTCAACCGCCAGATGACCGACCAGGGCGACGTCCGCTCGTCGATGCAAGACGTCTTCCAGAACGTCATGCAAGACGGCAACACCTTCGGCGACAGTCCTCGCGATCGCGCGGCCTGGGCCGACGAACTCGAGTTCGACCTCGCGGACGCCCGCGAAGAGGACGTCGAGTACCTCTGGTACGTCGGCGACTACCCGAGCTACGACGAGCGCAACAAGCAGGTCGCCCGCTCGCTCGCGACGATCCTGCAGGAAGCCGACGTCAGCTTCGGTATCATGTTCGAAGACGAGAAGTACGACGGCAACGACATCCGCCGCGTCGGCGAGGAGTTCCTCTACGTCGAACTCGCCGGCCACCACGTCGAGACCTGGGAGGACTGTTCCTTCGAGAAGATCGTCTGTACGGACCCACACTCCTACAACACGTTCAAAAACGAGTATCCGGAGCTCGACTTCGAGGAGTTCGCCGACGATCCGATGATGCCGTTCGAGTACACCGACGAGTGGAACGAAAACGGCGAGATCGACGTCCTCCACTGGACGCAGGCGATCGAGGAACTGGTCACCGAGGGCAAACTCGACCTGCGCGGGGACGAACTCGAGTACACCGTCACCTACCACGATCCGTGTCACCTGGGCCGGTACAACGACGAGTACGAAGCACCGCGGGAACTCATCCGGGCGACCGGCGCCGACCTCCACGAGATGCCGCGCAACCGTGCCGACTCGTTCTGCTGTGGCGGCGGCGGGGGCGGCCTCTGGATGGACTTCGAGGAGGAACCGAAACCGAGCGAAGAGCGCCTCCGGGAGGCCCTGGAGGACACCGAAGCCGGCGCGGCCGTCGAGAAGTTCGTCGTCGCCTGCCCGATGTGCATGACGATGTACGAGGACGGTCGCAAGACCGGCGGCTTCGAAGACGCCATC